CCCTTCTGGACTGGGTAGTCACTTTTTAGGATTCCTAGCATCTAGCCAGGTGCTCAATACATGTTTGTGGAATTAACACCCAACTCCTAGGACTAAAAAGTCTATTGGTGAAAATAAAACCCTGACAATAACTACAAAATGGGCATCACCTTCCTTCACCAAGTGCTTTACAGGCAATATTTCACCCAGTCCTCACAAGACCTAGGGGTAAGtagcattatccccattttacaaatgtggaaactgagacaAAGAATATGAAGTTGCCTGTCCAAGGATTCAgggctagtaagtggcagaagaGACGCCAATGCAGTGAGCTCATAATCCTTGTTACGTAATAACAAATCACATCCACAAACCAAAACATCTGGTACTTCTGTGGCAGCATCACAAGGCCTTTCACTCCAATCATGCCACTGGAGCCTCGCAGACCAGCCTGCAGTGTTATAAGGAGTCCTCAAGGTTCAGCACCTCCACACTACACTGCTGCAGGGCCTCAGGAAAAAGACATGCTTTATCTTCCGCTGGGAATTCCACCTGCCCCCCAGCACCGTGGGCATGCTGAGCACAGCAGGGAGGCCTCTAAGAGCAACTCCAGCCAAAGCACTGTAACCAGGATGCAACGAGGTGCCAGCTTGACTCGTTACTCCAGCAAGGGTGGGGAAGGAAGCTGATCTGAGGGGCTGGCCCCTGATCTGTAGGCTTGATGTGCCCAACACTGATTTTCCAAGGTCCTTTCCTGACCAAAGGGACCCTTTGTTCATTACCTTCATGGAAATGCTCAGCAGGCACAGGTACAGGGACACCATCTAGGTCCTCCTCCAGTCTCACAACTGCTATGTCATAGGGAGACGTCTCCTGGGTGGCAAACACCACACGTCCCCAGATTATGGCACTCCTGGAtacaagagaaacaaaatgacAGGCTAGCTCTCCCAACCTTTAGCACTGGGAGGAAGCAAAATAATGAGTAACAGTAAAAATCATGAACTCGGGACTCAAAAGATTTGGTGTTAGCCCTGGAACATACCCGCAAGCAACTCTGGGCACATCACTTAGCTGTTCTGTGGAATTTCCAAGTATGCTTTACCAAGCGCAGAGTACCTCTATATATGGGTTCCTGCACGTTATCATGATCACAGACACCCAGCACCCAGGGAGCGCTGTGGGCCAGGCCTGGTGTTAATGTTCTATGGACATCATTTCATTTAGTCCTCAGAGCAGCCCCATGAACTAGACACtggtattatctccatttcagaTGGTGCttttgaggcccagagaggctgagtaaATATATCTCACAGTCACACAgttagtgggagaaggcaatggcaccccactccagtactcttgcctggaaaatcccacgaatagaggagcctggtgggctgccgtctgtggggctgcacagagtaggacacgactgaagcgacttagcagcagtagcagcagcagcagcagttagcgGGAGGAGCCAGGGCTGATTTTCCCAGggtcttccttttctccctcatttGATACCCACAGTCTTGTCATTTAGTGGGACACACATGATACAATTTCATCCTCTGGGTCCGTGTTTATATAGATGCTAGCACTTCTATAGCTCTTACTATGTGGCAGTAGCAAGACTTTACATGTCAATTCCTGGGAAAGCAGCTTAGACAGATTAAGCACATTGCCCAAGATTATGCATGGTTGCCTGTTACACACACTGCAGGAGTAGCTTCCAGGAGACCTGGTGGGTTCCCTAGGACCAAGAGTATGTTGGGGTGGGGGACAGTGGGAGGGGGGAGGAATTGGGGACCACACACAGAGGAAAATTCTCAGTATCAGTCTTCCCTATAAAGTCATGGCCATCCTGTTGATTGTCAAGAGGGGATTTCTATGGCAAAGCCAGGCTGGGTTAACCTTGGAAGTTCAGTAGAGGCATTTGGGAAGATCTGGGCTGAGAAGTTGGGTTGGACCACGTACAGGAGAACAACAGTTACACCAAGGTGCTATAGTGCTTTGCTTTGGCCTAGGTAAAGTACCTGGGAttacagaagaaacagaaagaacacGTATTGGAAAATCAAGCCAAGAAGCTGAGGCTGCCGACTCCACTGTCAAAGCAAGTGAAAGTACATGACAGCAGGAGTGCTTTCCTTGCAGAGAGGGGACAAATGACTGTCTGAAGTTCTAAACTGGCGGCCAAGACCACCCCACAACTGTTCAAAATATACCTATTTGCCTGGgccccactctaatattcttattAGGTGGAATCCCATATCTGTCATTCTGATCCAGAAGGGATGTTCTGGTTAAGATCTAAGAGATAAATCAAGTAAGAGTAACAGGCTCCTCTCCTACTCCAGAAGGGTGGCACCCTGGGCCCCTGGCATTTCACTAGGCATTCAGGGGAAAGAGAACAGGGTTAGGAAGACTCCATTCAAGGGcctctgggtgtgtgtgggtgcaaGGCTGAGACAGAGGAGTTGCCCAGAAGGAATTCAGACTGGGAGTGGGAGCTCAGTGATGCTTAGTCAGGGATGCTGAACGGCGCCACAGATCTCCAGAGTTGCTTGGCATCTTGCCCAAGTCCCATTCACCCTCTGCCAGGAGGCACAGAACTCCCTACTCTGGGGTTCTGAGTACCAAGGATGAGAGGAGGGTCCCAGGCCCCTACACACAGTGCACCTCCAAGGCATGAGCCTGAGACCAGAAGGCCTCCATAGTCCTCAGGATTATGACCTGAGGCCTGGACTCTAGTCCTGACAGCTGGTGAGGGAGTGGAGTGCGGGCAACCTTCAGGGCCTTACTTGGGGGTAGTGGAGTGCACCAGGACCCTCGCCGTCTCCCGAGGGGCCACATGCCGGCAGGTCACCACGAGATGGGGCGCCACGGCCACTCCGGAGCCCCAGACAGAACCACACTCCACCAGCACGGCCGCAGCTGCCCAAGGGGGCCCGGGGTCTCGGTATCGGAGGGGCAGGCCCCATGGGGCACCCATCTCAGGCGGTAGGAGGGCAGCCAGGGCGGCAGTGTCGGGGTGAAGGCGGCAGAGGGCGGCTCGGGCTACGCTGAGCAGTGGGGCGGCGGCGCAGAGCAGCGTGAGGCCCACCCACTCGCGGGCCTTCCAGCAGAGGGGTGCAGCCACCAGCGCCACCAACGCCCCCGCGGGCCGCGACGCGAACACGCCTCCGCCCTCCGTGCCTGGCAGGCAGCGGGCATCGGTGAGCAGCAGCGGGCCGGCTGAGTTGCTGAGCACACCGCGGCTGAGCGTATTGAGAAAGATGTCCGGGCAGAAGGCCCCGAACGGGGAGCCGCAAGCCAGGAGCGGTGCGCCCTTGGGCACGTCCCCGAGAGGCGCCACGGCCAATACCGGCCCTCGCTCCTCcgcctccttctccatctccgGCCGCACGCGAAGCAGTGCGAACCACCCCAGCGCTCTCAGCtggtcctcctcctcttcctccgaCACCTCATCATCCGGTGCGGCGTTTGCGAAGCGCCACTGCTCGGCCTCCTCGCCGCCGAAGAGGCGCACGAAGTGGCCCCGGAAGGCCGGGCAGCTCAACAGCAGCAGAAGCTCGGCGGGGCGCGGGGGCTGCAGTGGCCGCCCGCGGGGCCGGGCGGGCGGACCGGGTTCCAGGCCGGCGCACTGGGGCGTGCACAACCCCGGGCGACCCCGCTCCGCGCGGCCTGCCGGACTTGCGGCGGTTGGGCCGCACTGCACGTGCAGGCGCAGGTCGTCGCCGCAACTGTCGCCCGGCAGGAAGGCGGTGCTCGCAGCGGTCAGCGCCCCGCTGCCGGCCCGCAGGAAGGGGGTGAAGATGCCCCCATGGCACAGCACCAGGCCCGGGCGACGGTTCAGGATCACCCCGCTGCAGCTCCACGAGCCTGCCTCGGGCTGCCCTGCCCGGGAGGCGCTCACCACGCAGCCCGCCTGCTCAGCTGCCCTCATGGCGGGCCCCCACTGACGCCCCATGGCCTCCGGGACGGCACACCGAGGGCTTCCCGGAGAGCGAGCGAGTGAGCAAAGACCACGACCGGAACCAGCTGACCCCACGTAGCGCCACCCAAAGCTGGAAGCAAGAGGCGCAAGCACTGTCCCAGGGCTTCCTTGTCAGGCCGGATTGGCTAAACCCCATTGGCTGGGCAAGGGGCCGAGTCCTGATTGGCTGCTGAGGCTAACCCCGCCTTTCCCCGCCCTAGACCGTTCAGGTCACCAGCGCAATGTAAGCGGGAGCTGTAGGACCGGAGGACGAGCCCCGGGAGAGTGACAGGAATGTGGCTTTTACCGGGAGATAAGGGCGTGCTGGTCCTTCGGAGCCTAGTCTCGTCTCTGTTCGCTGAGCTGCAGGAAAGGGAATACAAATGTGTGGT
This window of the Bos indicus x Bos taurus breed Angus x Brahman F1 hybrid chromosome 28, Bos_hybrid_MaternalHap_v2.0, whole genome shotgun sequence genome carries:
- the TYSND1 gene encoding peroxisomal leader peptide-processing protease, translated to MGRQWGPAMRAAEQAGCVVSASRAGQPEAGSWSCSGVILNRRPGLVLCHGGIFTPFLRAGSGALTAASTAFLPGDSCGDDLRLHVQCGPTAASPAGRAERGRPGLCTPQCAGLEPGPPARPRGRPLQPPRPAELLLLLSCPAFRGHFVRLFGGEEAEQWRFANAAPDDEVSEEEEEDQLRALGWFALLRVRPEMEKEAEERGPVLAVAPLGDVPKGAPLLACGSPFGAFCPDIFLNTLSRGVLSNSAGPLLLTDARCLPGTEGGGVFASRPAGALVALVAAPLCWKAREWVGLTLLCAAAPLLSVARAALCRLHPDTAALAALLPPEMGAPWGLPLRYRDPGPPWAAAAVLVECGSVWGSGVAVAPHLVVTCRHVAPRETARVLVHSTTPKSAIIWGRVVFATQETSPYDIAVVRLEEDLDGVPVPVPAEHFHEGEAVSVVGFGVFGQACGPSVTSGILSAVVRVDDTPVMLQTTCAVHGGSSGGPLFSACSGDLLGIVASNTRDNNTGATYPHLNFSIPITVLQPALQQYSQTGDLGGFRQLDRASEPVRVVWRLQRPPAEALRSKL